The Pseudomonas sp. SCA2728.1_7 DNA segment TCCTCAGCGACCATATCGACGGTGCCAATCAGCATCTGGCGCATCACGACATCGCCGTTGTGGCTGTTTCTCACGCCCCCTTCAACGAGTTCCAGGACTTTAAACGGCGCATGGGCTGGAAGTTTGACTGGGTGTCGTCAGAGGGTTGCGACTTCAACTATGACTTCGGCGTGTGCGCCCGGGCAGAAGATGTCGCGGCGGGAAAGGCTACCTACAACTACGAAAAAACTGACAGCGCCGAGGAAGAAATGCCCGGGCTGAGCGTGTTTTATCGCGACACGAATGGCGACATCTTCCACACCTATTCAACGTATGCGCGTGGCCTCGACATGCTGGTCGGCGCCTACAACTACCTTGATCTCACGCCCAAGGGCAGGAATGAGGACGAGATCATGGAGTGGGTTCGGCATCATGATCGCTATGCGCCAGCGACAAAATCCAGTTGCTGCCACGGAAACTGAAAGCCTTTTGTAGGAGCGAGCAAGCTCGCCCCCACAGAGTCTGAACTTTTCGCCAGTCTCGCCGCTCAACCGGTTAACCGCCTTAACCGGAACTGAGGCCTGCCCCGATGAAAACCCTGATCAAGCTCACCCTCGCCGCCACCCTCGCCTGCGCCCTGCCCGTCTGGGCCTGCACGCCTGAAGAAGCCACCGCCAAGCGCGAACAATTGGCCAAGGTAGTCTCGAAACTGACCGAGCAGAATCCGGCCAAGGCCAAAGAGATCAATGCCGAATTGCAGAAGATGGATCTGGGCACGGCCAGCAAGGATCTGCCGGACAAGTGCCAGTTGATTGATCAGCGGCTGAAAGAACTGAATTCTGCCGAGAAGAAGACCGAGGGCTAACAGCAAGATCAAAAGATCGCAGCCTGCGGCAGCTCCTACATAACCCCCTGTAGAGCTGCCGAAGGCTGCGATCTTTTGCCACCGAAAATGCATTAATGCATTTATTTATTTGCATTAACGCATATCTCTGGCTAGGGTTACCTCGAGCAAGGAGATCGGAACCAACCACAGAAGATGGCAACCGTTAAGCACCGATCGCTCGGCAACACCGCACCACCCATACAAGCTGGACGCTTGTTTTCACTCATGGAGGATTGAAAAATGTTAACCACAGCAGCAACACAATTCACCGGCGAATCACTGCCAAGGTGCCTGGCCGGTCACCTGCTCGACCCGCAACTCGCCGAAGTCGAAGCCGCTGAACAACTCAGTGCCCGCGCCGCTGGCAGCCTCAACTTCAACATGCAGAAACAGACTCAGACCAACTGGTGCTGGGCGGCAGTTTCCGCCTCGGTCGGCAACTATTACGGCACCGGCAACTGGACGCAGTGCGGCGTGGCCAGCACCCAGCTCGATCGCAATTGCTGCAATCAGCCGGGGCCGTGCAACGTTTACGGCTATCTGGATTCGGCCCTGCAAACCACCCGCAGCTACAACGGCATGAATCAGGGTTCGCTACAGATGTCGGCCATTCAGAACCAGATCAGCATGGGGCGCCCGGTCGGCCTGCGCTGCGCGTGGTACGGCGGCGGTGCGCATTTCCTGACGATTTACGGCACCAACGGCGATTACCTGTTGGTCGCGGATTCGATCTACGGCTACTCGACCCGCGCACTGAACGCGTTCCCGCGTGCCTATAACGGCGGCGGCAACTGGACGCACACTTACTTCACCGTGAAAAACTAGGAGGGCGACATCATGCAACTGACTTATCCAAAGGCGCCTTCCAACGGCGTACAGACCTTGCGTCCGGCGCTGCAAGCCGCTTTGCAAACCCAGGGCTTTGGCGCCAATCGCCAGTTCGCCAACGCAGCACCTGCGAAGATCAGCCTCAGCGAGGCCTATCGCGGCTATTCGCTGAATCTGGAGGACCTGAGCCAAGGCAAAGGCCTGAAGGATGCCCGCCTCGGCGACTGGCATTACCTGGTGTTTGCCGACGGCGTGACGATTGCCGATGCGCAATTGGCCGAAGTTCGCGGGCATGTCGAGTTCGCCTCGTTGAACCACGGCGATCACGCCGCAGCTACGGTGGGTGCGCTGAAAATGGCGGAACAAGCGCCGCAATTGCAGGGCAAAACCGTTGAGCTGCGCGTGCTGTTTGTCTCGGCACTGCACGTTGTGGCGATCTGGCTGCATACCGACGGTGAAGATGTGCTGATCCCGATCGAGCCGACGCCCAAGGAATTGGCGGTTACCGGGTTGTACAGCGAAGCAGCACTGCTCGCCGCATTGAAACCGGCGGCTGATCAGGCCAAGCGGCGCTTTGACACCGACACCAG contains these protein-coding regions:
- a CDS encoding thioredoxin family protein, producing MNVENHPVVSREEWLAARKQHLADEKAFTKERDRLSAERRALPWVKVDKDYHFQGPNGGLKLADLFGKHSQLVVYHFMFAKDWEEGCQGCSFLSDHIDGANQHLAHHDIAVVAVSHAPFNEFQDFKRRMGWKFDWVSSEGCDFNYDFGVCARAEDVAAGKATYNYEKTDSAEEEMPGLSVFYRDTNGDIFHTYSTYARGLDMLVGAYNYLDLTPKGRNEDEIMEWVRHHDRYAPATKSSCCHGN
- a CDS encoding papain-like cysteine protease family protein, which codes for MLTTAATQFTGESLPRCLAGHLLDPQLAEVEAAEQLSARAAGSLNFNMQKQTQTNWCWAAVSASVGNYYGTGNWTQCGVASTQLDRNCCNQPGPCNVYGYLDSALQTTRSYNGMNQGSLQMSAIQNQISMGRPVGLRCAWYGGGAHFLTIYGTNGDYLLVADSIYGYSTRALNAFPRAYNGGGNWTHTYFTVKN